The Oscillatoria sp. FACHB-1407 DNA window TGCGAAATCCGGCAAAAACGCCTGCTCCAAACCCAGCCACGTTATTGTTGACCTGTGTATTGATCAGGGTTAAGTTGGCACTTCCCTCAGTCAAGATGCCTGCCCCTGCGTAGTTTCGCCTCTCCTCTTCGGTGGCACTGGCGAAGGCCAGACGGGGGCTGTTGAGCCGACCATTAGCAACGATCAGATTTTGCAGGGTTAGATTTTTCTCCCGTTGGACAAAGAATACTCGACTGGCGTTGTTGCCACTGATGGTCAGGTTAGAGGCACCCGTGCCGTCAATGATCAGGCTTTTGTCAATCACAAGCTGACCACTCGTCAGGGTAATCGTCCGGTTGGCTAGATTGGACGCAAAGCGGATCGTGCTGCCTGCGGTTGCAGCCGCGATCGCCGCTCTGAGGGAGCCTACTCCACTATCAGCGGCACTGGTAACGGTGATGACAGTTGACATGGAAGTCTCCTTGGAAGGTCGATTGAGGGAAAAGAATCCTGGCTGAGGTAAAAGGATGGCCGTTGCTAACTAGGTTGCTAATTAGGGGGAGGATTTTCTTAATACGGGCGTGAGCGAGACGCTCACACTTCCTCTCATTCCCATCAGCAACGCCAAGGGATGAATGGCGGACGCACAACGAAGTGCCCTCAAGTCGGCAATGAGGGTGAATGAGTCATTTGAAGCTATGAAAACTTGCCTTAACAGAGCCATGAGGGGTTGCAGTTCCCTCTGTCACTCAAACTGGGGCGCACTCAATGCAATTTAGACAAGCTCTTGACGATCGCCCGTCTTGCAATTTCCGGTTTTTGCATTCTAATAGGGGCGATCGGCGTGGATGTCAGGGATGGTAGGTGCTGAAGGAGCGATCACGGTAGAGCAATATTGGTCGTGTCATCCCCAAAAGTTGGCTTTAGTCTTCCCAAACTGACGCAGAAACCCATCATTTCTCGTCACTCATATCCCATCACACACGACAGCCCAAGGTTTCTAAAAATGCAAAAACAGCGGGGGAATGCAAAGCATCCGCGACGATCGCCACTCCAATCGTTCGGCTTAGTGGTTCTGCCAGTCTGTAAACTTGTACTCCCAGGGGAATTGGCTCCGCTGCCAATCGTGGGAAAACAGCGGCTCCCAGACCTTGAGCCACCATGCTTAAGAGAGTTGATGCTTGACGAACTCGATAGGCAATATTCAAAGTCTTGCCCAGTTTGAGATAGAGGTTATTCAGAAATTGGATATGGACTGCATCCTCAAGACAAATCAGCGGATAGTCTGTCAGTTGTTCCCAGGTGAGGCGATTACCCTGTTGAGAAAACTGCTTTGCATGACGCATCGGTATGCCATCTGCAAGCAACACGACAAACTCATCGTCTAACAGTTCCCACGTCTTAAAGCCCTCTCTCGTCGGCAAAATCGTGAACCCCACATCGGCTTGTCCGGCTCGCAAGGCTTGGTCTACTTCTACAAAATCGTAATACTCACGAATCGTGACACCGATCGCCGGAAACCGTTGTTGAAACTGGGCGATCGCTTTTGGCACAAG harbors:
- a CDS encoding LysR family transcriptional regulator, coding for MQDNHLSQLKLSQLRALVAVADQGNFGEAALELGISQSAVSHAIATLEDALGVVLFSRGRSGAQLTPVGEEVVTHARQVLRSLDAMTKVAAAAKGLQGGQVRVAAFRSAATHLVPKAIAQFQQRFPAIGVTIREYYDFVEVDQALRAGQADVGFTILPTREGFKTWELLDDEFVVLLADGIPMRHAKQFSQQGNRLTWEQLTDYPLICLEDAVHIQFLNNLYLKLGKTLNIAYRVRQASTLLSMVAQGLGAAVFPRLAAEPIPLGVQVYRLAEPLSRTIGVAIVADALHSPAVFAFLETLGCRV